From Methylobacterium oryzae:
GACGTCCTGGGCGGCGACGCCGGCCCATCGGCGGCGATCGACGGCGAGGCGGTGTCCGGCTCCTACGCGACCACCTCGGGCGATCTGCGCCGCAAGGACGAGGAGGCCACCGACACGATCCTGAACGTGTTCGACATCGTGCCCTACGCCGTCATGCGCGACACCGGCCAGATCGAGTGGAAGGTCCCGCTCAAGATCCGGCGCAAGGTGCTGGAGTTCGTCGTGCGCTGCGCGCCCGAGGGCGCCCCGATCAAGGTGACGGACCTGCGTGAGGCGAGCTCCCACGAGGAGATCCAGGCCATCTACGCCGAGCATCGGGCCAACGGGCTCGAGGGTGCGATGGTGAAGCCCTGGGACGGCCACTACGTGAAGAAGAAGGGCCACCTCTGGATGAAGATCAAGGCCGAGGAGACCAAGGACCTGCGCATCGTCGGCTGGTTCGAGGGCAAGCCCGGCACCCGGCTCGAGGGTAAGTTCGCGGGCTACATCGTCAACCACGAGGGCGTGACCGTGAGCGTGGGCGGCGGCTACAGCCACAAGCAGCTCGAGGAGCTCGGTGCCGAGGCCCTGACCATTCACGCCGGCGAGCCCTTCACCGAGAAGGGGATCGTGAAGCGCATGTTCACCGTCGCGCACCGGCTGTGCGAGGTCGAATTTCACGAGGTCACGCCCGACGGATCGCTGCGCCACCCGCGGTTCATCCGTTTCCGGGACGACAAGGATGAGGCCCTGCGGGTCGCAGCCTAATCGGTAAGTCAGCGTTGACTTACCGATAGGGGACCCGTAGAACCGTCGGGTGGGACCGAAGTGATCGGGTTTCCTTTCTGTGTGTGTGCGGGGCGGCCTCTCTCCTGGGGTCGCCCCTTTTTTGCAACTTTCGGGAGAAAATTACAGAAAACTGGCCGTTCTTCCAACATCCCAGGAGATACCACAACTTTAGTTGGAGTATTCCATTTTATACCGAGCGATGCCCTAGCACACCTATCGGTTGCGGCGAGACAATCAATTTTTTACGTTTTATCTACTTGTATGCACACAAAACGCAGACAGGAGGATTAAACCATGAGTGGAGACGTGCCGCGCTATGAGACGCCGCGCCCGTTCGACCCGACCGCCCGGTGCTACTGGTATCACTCGATGGTCTTCCCCGGCCTCGAGCGCGTGAAGGGGTCCTGGACGATCGAAAATTTCGCCACCTACATCGGAGGCTACGACCTAAAAAGTAAGTCAGTGCTTGATGTTGGCACGGCCTCTGGCTACCTCGCGTTCCACGCCGAGCAGGCCGGCGCGGCGGTCACAGGCCTCGACGCCTCCTCGACCCACGAGTTCCGGCACTTCCCGTTCGCCGACAGCCTCTCCTACAAGGACATCCACGGCTACCGGGCAATGTGGGAGCGCGAGAACCTCGTGCCCATCAAGAACTCCTGGTGGCACGCCTGGCACAAGTTCGGCAGCCGCGCGCGCTGTGTCTACGCGCCGATGGCCGAACTCTACGAGTGGCCCGAGCAGATGTTCGACGTCGTGATGGCCGGCGCCATCGTCGAACACCTGTCCGACCCGGTCTATGCCATCGGCGCCTGGGCCCGGCTCGCGCGTGAGGCGGTGCTCATCCCCTTCACGGACGTCACACCCCTGGACGACCTGACGATGCGGCCGATCACGCCGCTCGACAACCCACAGATCAACTACGTCTGGTGGCACCTCTCGCGCGGGCTCTACAACAAGATCTTCGACAACCTCGGCTTCGATGTCCACTACACCCTGACCCACGCCGATCATCACGACGACGCCTCCGGCACAGTGACCGCGACCCGGCCCTCGATCATTGCGATCCGGCGCGGAACCGAGGCCGCACGCACCTTCGACGCGTCCTCGCTCATCGATCCTTGGCGCCAGGACTACGCCGCGGCTCCCGAGCCGGCAGCGCCCGCACCCCGGCCGCAGGGTCTCCTCAGCCGGCTGCGGAGGAGATGAGCATGGACGGGCGTGAGAAATACGACCGGTTCCGGCGCATCTTCCAGTCGCCGCTCGACGAGCACCCGAGTGGCGCCTTCCCGATTATCGCCGGCGATCGGCATTTCGATCTAAGCCAGTATCAGTCCGAGAGCGCGGGCGCGAACGTCGCCCAGTTCGACCATATGATTCAGCAGCACCCGGACGAGTTGTTCCTGGATCTCGGCTGCGGCCTACGGGAGAAAACCTACGACAACTGCCTCTACCTCGAGGTCTACCCGTCCAACTCGGCTGACCTG
This genomic window contains:
- a CDS encoding class I SAM-dependent methyltransferase, whose product is MSGDVPRYETPRPFDPTARCYWYHSMVFPGLERVKGSWTIENFATYIGGYDLKSKSVLDVGTASGYLAFHAEQAGAAVTGLDASSTHEFRHFPFADSLSYKDIHGYRAMWERENLVPIKNSWWHAWHKFGSRARCVYAPMAELYEWPEQMFDVVMAGAIVEHLSDPVYAIGAWARLAREAVLIPFTDVTPLDDLTMRPITPLDNPQINYVWWHLSRGLYNKIFDNLGFDVHYTLTHADHHDDASGTVTATRPSIIAIRRGTEAARTFDASSLIDPWRQDYAAAPEPAAPAPRPQGLLSRLRRR